The Desulforegulaceae bacterium genome window below encodes:
- a CDS encoding menaquinone biosynthesis protein, with translation MSNLIKLGKFSYINVAPVYYNLEKYLPQNFCIIKEGPPAKLNLALEEENLDLSPVSAFAYAVNHEKWQLIPDISIGCTKKVISVLLAADLKFEELDNKKILLTNESASGASLLKILFYEKNIYPKFYSGDIHKLDKKEYDAVLVIGDNALLIDWEKKFKNVYDLGQSWFEFTNLPFVFGVWAVSKKSYLKNKIKINQIKDILHENKKRNLDFSDEMSAISANKKNTSKEFMANYFKTIEYDLSEQKIKGLKLFYSLLFKHKFIKNKVILEFVKG, from the coding sequence ATGAGTAATTTAATAAAGCTTGGAAAATTCAGTTATATAAATGTAGCTCCTGTTTATTATAATCTGGAAAAATATCTGCCCCAAAATTTTTGTATAATAAAAGAAGGTCCTCCTGCAAAATTAAACTTAGCTCTAGAAGAAGAAAATTTGGATTTAAGTCCTGTTTCTGCCTTTGCTTATGCAGTTAATCATGAAAAATGGCAGCTTATTCCTGATATTTCCATTGGGTGCACAAAAAAAGTTATCAGTGTTCTTTTAGCAGCAGATTTAAAGTTTGAAGAGCTTGACAATAAAAAAATTCTTTTAACCAATGAGTCTGCAAGCGGAGCATCCTTGCTGAAAATTTTGTTTTATGAAAAAAATATTTATCCAAAATTTTATTCAGGAGATATTCATAAACTTGATAAAAAAGAATATGACGCAGTTTTAGTAATAGGGGACAATGCCCTTTTAATTGACTGGGAAAAGAAGTTTAAAAATGTTTATGATTTAGGGCAAAGCTGGTTTGAATTTACAAATCTTCCCTTTGTTTTTGGAGTTTGGGCAGTTTCTAAAAAGTCCTATCTGAAAAACAAAATTAAAATTAATCAGATAAAAGATATTTTGCATGAAAATAAAAAAAGGAATCTTGATTTTTCAGATGAAATGAGTGCAATTTCAGCCAATAAAAAAAATACCTCAAAAGAATTTATGGCAAACTATTTTAAAACAATAGAATATGACCTGTCAGAGCAAAAAATAAAAGGTCTTAAACTTTTTTATTCGCTTTTATTTAAGCATAAATTTATAAAAAATAAAGTTATCCTCGAATTTGTAAAAGGCTAA
- a CDS encoding amidohydrolase family protein, whose amino-acid sequence MIYHRAAYILDELGNIIENAALYTENNIVKGIEKSLKNISKKYIKDYGPGILIPQPFNMHTHLELSCLKNQLDFSKGFKSWVIDLIEKREKVSQKKLIKSAYLEINSLVNSGIGGVCDISSLGITKNIFQDSKLEGYFFYEELGSNEKFLNDKKEDKVSFAAHAPHTTSPELIKKIKKLTLNQSAPFSIHCAESDDEFDFISYKSNNWGDFLKSRNIDFSDWPIPSDSSVQYLDKLGVLDDKTLLVHLLDTNENDFSIVKKRNSTICICPRSNVNLHNKLPDLEKMIEMKINIVIGTDSLASCESLDVFDEMKFIYNKFKTISPKEILKMGCINPAQVPGFKKISSVFKKENKIKAIYIKDVSKDIYESIVFSDTKKRIVL is encoded by the coding sequence ATGATTTATCACAGGGCAGCATATATTTTAGATGAACTTGGGAATATTATTGAAAATGCTGCTCTTTACACTGAAAATAATATTGTAAAAGGAATTGAAAAGTCCTTAAAAAATATTTCCAAAAAATATATTAAAGATTACGGGCCTGGGATTTTAATTCCCCAGCCTTTTAATATGCATACCCATCTTGAATTATCATGCCTTAAAAATCAACTGGATTTTTCAAAAGGATTTAAATCCTGGGTGATTGATTTAATTGAAAAAAGAGAAAAAGTTTCTCAAAAAAAATTAATTAAATCTGCCTATTTAGAAATAAATTCTCTTGTAAATTCTGGTATAGGCGGAGTGTGTGATATTTCTTCACTTGGAATCACCAAAAATATTTTCCAAGATTCTAAACTTGAAGGATATTTTTTTTACGAAGAACTTGGATCAAATGAAAAATTTTTAAATGATAAAAAAGAAGACAAAGTTTCATTTGCAGCCCATGCACCCCACACAACATCTCCTGAACTTATAAAAAAAATAAAAAAGCTTACTTTAAATCAAAGTGCTCCATTTTCAATTCATTGTGCAGAATCAGATGATGAGTTTGATTTTATCTCCTATAAATCAAATAATTGGGGTGATTTTTTGAAATCAAGAAATATAGATTTTTCAGACTGGCCCATTCCTTCAGATTCTTCAGTCCAATATCTTGATAAACTTGGAGTTCTTGATGACAAAACTCTTCTTGTTCATCTTCTTGATACCAATGAAAATGATTTTTCCATTGTAAAAAAAAGAAATTCAACCATTTGTATCTGTCCTAGAAGCAATGTTAATCTTCATAATAAACTTCCTGATTTAGAAAAAATGATTGAGATGAAAATTAATATTGTTATTGGAACAGACAGTCTTGCAAGCTGTGAAAGCCTTGATGTTTTTGATGAAATGAAATTTATTTACAATAAATTTAAAACCATTTCTCCAAAAGAGATTTTAAAAATGGGATGTATTAATCCTGCACAAGTTCCTGGATTTAAAAAAATATCTTCGGTTTTTAAAAAAGAGAATAAAATTAAGGCAATTTATATAAAGGATGTAAGTAAAGATATCTATGAATCTATTGTTTTTTCAGACACTAAAAAAAGAATTGTATTATGA
- the mqnC gene encoding cyclic dehypoxanthinyl futalosine synthase → MTKDILNKALEGQRILGEEALFLYDNADLLTLGTFANLIRNKKTDKNQVTFVIDRNINYTNICISGCKFCAFYKNPGEEGGYWITEKELEQKINETKEVGGTQILLQGGLHPDKKLNDYVKLLKYMKSFDIHIHGFSPPEISHIAELENMSVKDVLKVFIDSGLGSIPGGGAEILVNEIRQKISPNKCNADKWLDVMEDAHSLGLKTTATMMFGHIEKKEDIIEHMERLRQLQDKTKGFTAFIPWTFQPANTKIKSTTVTSAEYLRVLALARIFLDNFDNIQASWVTQGSKIAQTALFFGANDLGSTMIEENVVKAADIDFRLPMDEMIRLVQTAGFEPWQRDCFYNRIKKLD, encoded by the coding sequence ATGACAAAAGATATTTTAAACAAAGCTCTTGAAGGTCAAAGAATTTTAGGTGAGGAAGCTCTTTTTCTTTATGATAATGCAGATCTTTTAACACTTGGAACCTTTGCCAATCTTATAAGAAACAAAAAAACAGATAAAAATCAGGTTACTTTTGTAATAGACAGAAATATTAATTATACAAATATCTGTATTTCAGGATGCAAGTTTTGTGCTTTTTACAAAAATCCGGGTGAAGAAGGCGGATACTGGATAACAGAAAAAGAACTTGAACAAAAAATAAATGAAACAAAAGAAGTTGGAGGAACCCAGATTCTTTTGCAGGGCGGACTTCATCCTGATAAAAAACTTAATGATTATGTAAAACTTTTAAAATATATGAAATCCTTTGATATTCATATTCATGGTTTTTCACCTCCTGAAATTTCACATATTGCTGAGCTTGAAAATATGAGTGTAAAAGATGTTTTAAAAGTTTTTATTGATTCAGGTCTTGGTTCAATTCCAGGTGGCGGGGCTGAAATTTTAGTAAATGAAATAAGACAAAAAATTTCTCCAAACAAATGCAATGCAGATAAATGGCTTGATGTAATGGAAGATGCCCACAGCCTTGGACTTAAAACCACAGCAACTATGATGTTTGGTCATATTGAAAAAAAAGAAGATATAATTGAACATATGGAAAGATTAAGGCAGCTTCAGGATAAGACCAAGGGGTTTACAGCTTTTATTCCATGGACTTTTCAGCCTGCAAATACAAAAATTAAATCAACTACTGTAACTTCAGCAGAATATTTAAGGGTTTTGGCTTTAGCCAGAATTTTTCTTGATAATTTTGATAATATTCAGGCTTCCTGGGTTACCCAGGGCTCAAAAATTGCTCAGACAGCTTTGTTTTTTGGGGCAAATGATCTTGGAAGCACAATGATTGAAGAAAATGTTGTAAAGGCTGCAGATATTGACTTCAGACTGCCAATGGATGAAATGATTAGGCTTGTTCAGACAGCAGGATTTGAACCATGGCAAAGAGATTGTTTCTATAATAGAATTAAAAAGCTTGATTAA
- the mqnE gene encoding aminofutalosine synthase MqnE, producing the protein MEPIFIDDKLNKIYEKVKNKVRLDFDDGLYLYETKDLMGAGQIANCKRQSLHGKKSFFIYNQHLNYTNICRNRCLFCAYAKDYCDNGSYQYTMEDVEKELTEKFDEPVNEIHMVGGLNEALPYGYYIDLLKTIKKVRPNVTIKAFTAVEIDHLSNISGKSVEDVINELRENGLEMMPGGGAEILSYRVHKKLFPRKINKDRWLEIIEKVHNSGITTNCTMLYGHIETVEEKVQHLVYLRDLQDRTNGFTAFIPLAFHSENTRLSHIKETTAFEDLKNIIVSRLMLDNVPHIKAYWVMLGEKLAQTALHFGADDLDGTILKEKITHSAGAKSAVGHAKETMIRLIEKAGMTAVERDAFYNEVKAG; encoded by the coding sequence ATGGAACCAATTTTTATAGATGATAAATTAAACAAAATTTATGAAAAAGTAAAAAACAAAGTTCGTCTTGATTTTGATGACGGACTTTATCTTTATGAAACAAAAGATCTTATGGGTGCAGGTCAAATTGCAAATTGTAAAAGACAATCTTTACACGGAAAGAAGTCTTTTTTTATTTACAATCAGCATCTTAATTATACAAATATTTGCAGAAACCGCTGTCTTTTTTGTGCTTATGCAAAAGACTACTGCGATAACGGTTCATACCAATATACAATGGAAGATGTTGAAAAAGAACTGACTGAAAAATTTGATGAACCTGTAAATGAAATTCATATGGTTGGAGGTCTTAATGAAGCACTTCCTTATGGATATTATATAGATCTTTTAAAAACCATAAAAAAAGTAAGGCCAAATGTTACAATCAAAGCTTTTACAGCTGTTGAAATAGATCATCTTTCAAATATTTCAGGTAAATCAGTTGAAGATGTAATTAATGAGCTAAGGGAAAACGGACTTGAAATGATGCCTGGAGGCGGTGCTGAAATTTTAAGTTACAGGGTTCACAAAAAGCTTTTTCCAAGAAAAATAAATAAGGACAGATGGCTTGAAATAATAGAAAAAGTTCACAACTCCGGAATTACAACAAATTGTACCATGCTCTACGGCCATATTGAAACTGTTGAAGAAAAAGTTCAGCATCTTGTATATTTAAGAGACCTTCAGGATAGAACAAACGGTTTTACAGCATTTATTCCCTTGGCTTTTCATTCTGAAAACACAAGGTTATCCCATATAAAAGAAACAACAGCTTTTGAAGACCTTAAAAACATTATTGTTTCAAGGCTTATGCTGGACAATGTTCCCCATATTAAGGCTTATTGGGTAATGCTTGGAGAAAAGCTTGCTCAAACTGCCCTTCATTTTGGAGCAGATGATCTTGATGGAACAATTTTAAAGGAAAAAATAACCCATAGTGCCGGTGCAAAATCTGCTGTGGGTCATGCCAAAGAAACAATGATAAGGCTCATTGAAAAAGCAGGAATGACTGCTGTTGAAAGAGATGCTTTTTACAATGAAGTAAAGGCGGGATAA
- a CDS encoding L-serine ammonia-lyase, iron-sulfur-dependent, subunit alpha, whose product MESQIEYNMAIAEEGIKGKWGANVGSTILDTWGDDVKIRAKALAASASDARMSGCSLPVIIVSGSGNQGITASVPVIVYAREMGVSHEKLLRALLISNLITIHQKTGIGRLSAYCGVVNAASGAASGITWLYGGHFEEIAHTIVNSLATVSGIVCDGAKPSCAGKIAVAVEASLLGFYLYQNKQQFYGGDGIVSKGVKNTINNIGRLGREGMSETDKEIIRIMIGD is encoded by the coding sequence TTGGAAAGCCAGATAGAATATAACATGGCCATAGCAGAAGAGGGTATTAAGGGAAAATGGGGGGCCAATGTGGGTTCTACTATTTTAGATACCTGGGGTGATGATGTAAAAATCAGGGCAAAAGCCTTAGCTGCTTCAGCTTCTGATGCCAGAATGAGCGGCTGTTCTTTGCCAGTTATAATTGTTTCGGGAAGTGGTAATCAAGGAATAACAGCATCTGTGCCTGTAATAGTTTACGCAAGAGAAATGGGTGTCAGCCATGAAAAATTACTGCGTGCACTTCTTATTTCAAATTTGATTACAATTCATCAAAAAACAGGTATTGGACGTTTGTCTGCATATTGTGGTGTTGTTAATGCCGCAAGTGGTGCTGCTTCTGGTATCACCTGGCTTTATGGTGGTCATTTTGAAGAGATTGCCCACACAATTGTAAACAGTCTGGCAACAGTTTCCGGTATTGTTTGTGATGGTGCAAAACCTTCTTGTGCAGGAAAAATTGCAGTAGCAGTTGAAGCAAGTCTTTTAGGTTTTTACCTGTATCAAAATAAACAGCAATTTTATGGTGGTGATGGTATTGTAAGTAAAGGTGTAAAAAATACAATTAATAATATTGGACGTCTTGGACGTGAAGGGATGTCTGAAACTGATAAAGAAATTATTCGAATTATGATAGGGGATTAA
- a CDS encoding DUF4007 family protein, with translation MVSSKNINTRLSRNFHKTFVPERTHINAMLKYASIGKKGSFVEIGQDTGIPTGKSSGKVVPTLDYCRGMGLIELSDESKNNSVKQPVLTDFGRVVLFEDPFLKENITQWICHFNLCSPNIGADVWYQVFFKGFFTLGMSFNRKILLNYLENIYEVQNTSIIGPLVRMYNDPASFSACSALVARGENYERKSAPVTDENIWGYGAWILNLIEIFYPDNNQITLTELERAIGCKTIPGWDISDFHKILFFFEQKKILNVDRHMEPWVIQPIESSQNLWKKTYDDLI, from the coding sequence ATGGTTAGTTCAAAAAATATAAACACAAGGCTTTCAAGAAATTTTCATAAAACTTTTGTGCCTGAAAGAACGCATATAAACGCAATGCTTAAATATGCTTCAATAGGTAAAAAAGGGAGTTTTGTTGAAATAGGGCAAGATACAGGGATACCAACAGGTAAATCCAGTGGTAAGGTAGTACCTACTCTTGATTATTGCAGAGGAATGGGTTTGATTGAACTTTCGGATGAATCAAAAAATAATTCTGTAAAACAACCTGTTTTAACAGATTTTGGAAGAGTTGTTTTATTTGAAGACCCTTTTTTAAAAGAAAATATTACTCAATGGATTTGCCATTTTAATTTATGCAGTCCAAATATTGGGGCTGATGTATGGTATCAGGTTTTTTTTAAAGGTTTTTTTACCCTTGGAATGTCTTTTAATAGAAAAATTCTTCTTAATTACCTTGAAAATATTTATGAGGTTCAAAACACATCAATTATTGGACCTTTAGTGAGAATGTATAATGATCCTGCATCTTTTTCAGCTTGTTCAGCATTAGTTGCAAGAGGCGAAAACTACGAGAGAAAATCTGCACCAGTAACAGATGAAAATATTTGGGGATATGGTGCATGGATTTTGAATTTAATTGAAATTTTTTATCCTGATAACAATCAAATTACTTTAACAGAACTAGAACGAGCTATTGGATGTAAAACCATACCAGGCTGGGATATCAGCGACTTTCATAAAATTTTGTTTTTTTTTGAGCAGAAAAAAATTTTAAATGTTGATCGTCATATGGAACCCTGGGTTATTCAACCGATAGAATCAAGCCAAAATTTATGGAAAAAAACTTATGATGATTTGATTTAA
- a CDS encoding type IV secretion system DNA-binding domain-containing protein gives MNFFVNTVSNYIFKQIEHFKDSNEKLIITLPSYNYQIMEALGESLDSRLIGKNVELIYKIARPLWENQNISKDKIKKAFDNNWLDNDGNLTRYRNQEFDRNKYDKCLIILGGVDLINDSASLADFHSCSSTIIWNSEEGLNRSFSAWIEILLDENSIAYELDTIKEFDKILKALVERLPTDIVQISSFLEAINLSGVQDGKDFLQRALSSLEFFNLPDLSGFINIKKKNIGPYIDSASSFVSYSMFIDETNRKKFCKKIKDYKDEKGLENFLSDENKTGSYSSDNKFLDALYSYVEKDDQSVKKDLIACDFITIKDKILKFKPATKKSDTATKKETIKKLDMDPLESILSGIWITLSKFKKDAEKNSLIAKDQIKEIKINSEIFEHDFEGGSALDSETEAKSFLKVFLGGLDVWFNEPERIFIKNDSLEDNKVKIDSNIFNDNIHCQYKANKEPNLVFSVKINSFDEEIFVEKKYLIRIPDISPYKISKELFDKVFDDLKQAKNSAVLPVFFVPFYDELMLSKDSLEANRVLMQAIRNSEKITIDLLKPISDELKNEDSNFSNFVRKLGFEFCEFVQNVCENGLYYAVSNKSSWSSLRQTFIDLFDCFLDEKNNIDNDFGTILHRLFFIVKEKQENQIESWVWDKFENSAVATILHPSVLEMFQAKIIYLFECFNYESNKNLNSPKRNSFQIKAWDYYLDLSTIKMPLCGLIKSQDVFDSSVRGEDLIHILGSIDGTESSLSTRIILKYDNFDEDIKDYVLFKETRESKLIYRIITDFLELYPHANDGLNISVFQNLDIQPLIAAIDKFMKEKSNNISLNYNLNITIFSETADDRALSNWIEEWRERWEVSEVEESLAHYRNCNLKLSHRIVKSDNNYEQFKKIINENFDCDIIILSNFIGTSNENRFEEVDSFDVTSRPLKYPILEKIFCSSTEKRNSDTRERVISNRQFTISTKHLGIMASMKNMKKTSYIAIGSGDFSPWNEVVNALHKKAEWVVCIDSNIDERLLQDDLEKNSRKIIGFGSGVGSHGEANYTISTEQFKLTDLKKKLRASISNIMSGWEHDDYEKAAEFAIKQSENFSGLSLIKSTGLSQEIRNLLAYAYACKIYNFSENILCSKFISLDAYRHWFEAAESNIRPDILLLNADINESGLFSISAMIIECKFAENTDGYLDKAFEQIINGLDTLIPAFMPFVKNNENNYLLQRPDARYWWLQLHRLIASKTQVKKKKRKNVLEAFEKLAEGEFEISWGGSILTCSSGNKTDVICEKESWNYYFEGKTIKISEINAGSYALRKLCFDNNMSFEFNFDFTKFIRQESESEEFESYGNDEKHELNIEEENIPDIESSGKLERVRRETNKNIDSLVNYREFEGKNNSNVFEPKIPERIFLGTSVNGSRDVYWEYGNEDLSNRHMLIFGSSGMGKTYAIQCFLNEFGKNNQNSLVIDYTNGFLPEHLEKETKKFLEPKQHYIMKEPLPISPFKIHAPILDGEAMPEKIGTASKRITSIFDSVYNFGDQQYSVLLDAISDGILTYGNSFNLDNLLEILKDYLEDKIKQKNSVLSLISKIKPFILDNPFSSEFSGISWDHLFEKKNQLCNIFQLAGMDLHSWKLVTEFLLWDFYAFVRGTGNKNNPKVIVLDEVQNLNHREEFPLAKYLTEGRKFGISLILATQTLSNLSAEERSRLFQAGHKLFFKPADTEISEYSKLLENATSEPAKFWTSKLSQLKKGECYSLGPSLNDDNQLVSKVFKISVTSMKQRGF, from the coding sequence ATGAATTTTTTTGTGAATACTGTAAGTAACTATATTTTTAAGCAGATAGAACATTTTAAAGACAGCAATGAGAAATTAATAATTACTCTTCCTTCTTACAATTATCAAATTATGGAAGCTTTGGGGGAAAGTCTTGACTCCAGGTTAATTGGTAAAAATGTTGAATTAATATATAAAATAGCCAGGCCGTTATGGGAAAACCAAAATATTTCTAAAGATAAAATAAAAAAAGCATTTGATAATAACTGGCTGGATAATGACGGAAATCTAACAAGATACAGAAATCAGGAATTTGATAGAAATAAATATGATAAATGTTTAATTATTTTGGGAGGTGTGGATCTTATTAATGATTCTGCAAGTCTTGCAGATTTTCATTCTTGTTCTTCAACTATAATCTGGAATTCTGAAGAGGGTTTAAACAGAAGTTTTTCAGCCTGGATAGAAATTTTGTTGGATGAAAATTCAATTGCCTATGAATTGGATACAATAAAAGAATTTGACAAAATTTTAAAAGCTCTTGTTGAAAGACTGCCAACAGATATTGTTCAGATAAGCTCTTTTTTAGAAGCAATTAATTTATCAGGAGTTCAAGATGGTAAGGATTTTTTACAAAGAGCTTTATCAAGTCTTGAGTTTTTTAATCTTCCTGATCTTTCAGGTTTTATTAATATTAAGAAAAAAAACATTGGCCCTTATATAGATTCTGCATCTTCTTTTGTATCCTATTCAATGTTTATTGATGAAACAAATAGAAAAAAATTCTGTAAAAAAATTAAAGACTATAAGGATGAAAAAGGTTTAGAAAATTTTTTATCTGATGAAAATAAAACAGGCTCATATTCATCTGATAATAAGTTTTTAGATGCTTTATACTCTTATGTAGAAAAAGATGATCAGTCTGTAAAAAAAGATTTGATTGCCTGCGATTTTATTACAATTAAAGACAAAATTTTAAAGTTTAAACCAGCTACAAAAAAATCAGACACTGCAACTAAAAAAGAAACAATAAAAAAACTGGACATGGATCCTCTTGAAAGTATTTTGTCTGGTATCTGGATAACTTTATCTAAATTTAAAAAAGATGCTGAAAAAAACAGTTTGATTGCAAAGGATCAGATAAAAGAAATAAAAATTAATTCTGAAATTTTTGAGCATGATTTTGAAGGTGGCAGTGCTTTAGACAGTGAAACAGAAGCCAAAAGTTTTTTAAAGGTTTTTTTAGGCGGATTAGATGTTTGGTTTAATGAACCTGAACGAATTTTTATAAAAAACGATAGCTTGGAAGATAATAAGGTTAAAATTGATTCAAACATTTTCAATGATAATATTCATTGCCAATATAAGGCTAACAAAGAGCCTAATTTGGTTTTTTCAGTTAAAATCAATTCCTTTGATGAAGAAATATTTGTTGAAAAAAAATATTTAATCAGGATCCCGGATATTTCTCCATATAAAATATCAAAGGAATTATTTGATAAAGTTTTTGATGATTTAAAACAAGCAAAAAACAGTGCTGTTTTACCTGTGTTTTTTGTGCCTTTTTATGATGAGTTAATGCTTTCAAAAGACAGTTTAGAAGCAAATCGTGTTTTAATGCAGGCAATAAGAAACAGTGAAAAAATTACAATTGATTTATTAAAACCTATTTCAGATGAACTTAAAAATGAGGATAGCAATTTTTCCAATTTTGTTAGAAAACTTGGTTTTGAATTTTGTGAGTTTGTACAAAATGTTTGCGAAAATGGTTTATATTATGCTGTTTCCAATAAATCATCCTGGTCAAGTTTACGGCAGACATTTATTGATTTGTTTGACTGTTTTCTTGATGAAAAAAACAATATAGATAATGATTTTGGCACAATATTACACAGGTTATTTTTTATAGTTAAAGAAAAACAGGAAAATCAGATAGAATCATGGGTTTGGGATAAATTTGAAAATTCTGCTGTTGCAACTATTTTGCATCCGTCAGTTTTAGAAATGTTTCAGGCAAAAATAATTTATTTATTTGAATGTTTTAATTATGAATCCAATAAAAATTTAAATTCACCTAAAAGAAACAGTTTCCAAATTAAGGCATGGGATTACTATCTTGATTTATCAACAATAAAAATGCCTTTATGCGGTTTAATTAAAAGTCAGGATGTTTTTGATTCTTCAGTAAGAGGTGAAGATCTGATTCATATATTAGGTTCAATAGATGGAACAGAGTCCTCATTATCTACAAGAATAATTCTTAAATATGATAATTTTGATGAGGATATTAAAGATTATGTATTATTTAAAGAAACAAGAGAATCAAAGCTTATATATAGAATTATTACTGATTTTTTAGAGCTTTATCCCCATGCAAACGATGGTTTAAATATTTCTGTATTTCAAAATTTAGATATTCAGCCTTTAATTGCTGCAATTGATAAGTTTATGAAAGAAAAAAGTAACAATATTTCTTTGAATTATAATTTAAATATCACAATTTTTTCTGAAACTGCAGATGATAGAGCTCTTTCAAACTGGATTGAAGAGTGGAGAGAGAGGTGGGAAGTATCTGAAGTAGAAGAAAGTCTGGCACATTATAGAAATTGTAATTTAAAATTATCGCACAGAATTGTGAAATCAGATAATAATTATGAACAATTCAAAAAAATTATAAATGAAAATTTTGATTGTGATATCATAATTCTATCAAATTTTATAGGCACATCAAATGAGAACAGATTTGAAGAAGTTGATAGTTTTGATGTAACATCAAGACCTTTGAAATATCCTATCCTTGAAAAAATATTTTGCTCTTCAACTGAAAAAAGAAACTCTGATACAAGAGAAAGAGTAATCAGCAACAGACAATTCACAATTTCAACAAAACATCTTGGAATTATGGCAAGTATGAAAAATATGAAAAAAACTTCATATATTGCTATTGGAAGCGGAGATTTTTCACCGTGGAATGAAGTTGTAAATGCTTTACACAAAAAAGCAGAATGGGTTGTATGTATAGATTCAAATATTGATGAAAGACTTCTTCAAGATGATCTTGAAAAAAATTCTCGAAAAATAATTGGTTTTGGTTCAGGCGTTGGCTCACATGGAGAAGCAAATTACACAATATCTACAGAGCAGTTTAAATTAACTGACTTAAAAAAAAAATTAAGAGCTTCAATTTCAAATATAATGTCTGGCTGGGAACATGATGATTATGAAAAAGCAGCTGAGTTTGCAATAAAGCAATCTGAAAATTTTTCTGGTTTATCCTTAATAAAATCAACAGGTTTAAGCCAGGAAATCAGAAATTTACTGGCCTATGCATATGCATGTAAAATTTATAATTTTTCAGAAAACATTTTATGCAGCAAATTTATTTCTTTAGATGCTTACAGGCATTGGTTTGAAGCAGCAGAGTCAAATATAAGGCCTGATATTTTGCTGTTAAATGCAGATATTAATGAATCTGGTTTGTTTTCAATTTCTGCAATGATTATTGAATGTAAATTTGCTGAAAATACAGATGGTTACTTAGATAAAGCCTTTGAACAAATTATAAACGGCCTTGATACTCTAATTCCTGCTTTTATGCCTTTTGTAAAAAATAATGAAAATAATTATTTATTACAAAGACCAGATGCAAGATATTGGTGGCTTCAGCTTCACAGACTTATTGCAAGTAAAACTCAGGTTAAAAAAAAGAAAAGAAAAAATGTTTTAGAAGCTTTTGAAAAATTAGCTGAAGGTGAGTTCGAAATATCATGGGGGGGTTCAATTCTTACTTGTTCATCAGGAAATAAAACTGATGTTATTTGCGAAAAGGAAAGCTGGAATTATTATTTTGAAGGAAAAACAATAAAAATTAGTGAAATTAATGCAGGAAGTTATGCATTAAGAAAATTATGTTTTGATAATAATATGAGCTTTGAGTTTAATTTTGATTTTACAAAATTTATCAGACAGGAATCAGAATCAGAGGAATTTGAATCTTATGGGAATGATGAAAAGCATGAACTCAATATTGAAGAAGAAAACATTCCTGATATTGAAAGTTCCGGAAAGTTGGAAAGAGTTCGAAGAGAAACTAATAAAAACATAGATTCATTAGTAAATTATAGAGAGTTTGAAGGAAAAAATAATTCTAATGTTTTTGAACCCAAAATACCAGAGCGAATATTTCTTGGTACTTCGGTAAATGGCAGCAGGGATGTGTATTGGGAGTATGGTAATGAAGATTTAAGTAATAGGCATATGCTTATTTTTGGCAGTTCGGGTATGGGTAAAACATATGCTATCCAATGTTTTTTAAATGAATTTGGGAAAAACAATCAAAATTCATTGGTTATAGATTATACAAATGGGTTTTTGCCAGAGCATTTAGAAAAAGAAACAAAAAAATTTTTAGAACCAAAACAGCATTATATAATGAAGGAACCTTTGCCAATTAGTCCTTTTAAAATTCATGCTCCCATTCTTGATGGTGAGGCTATGCCTGAAAAAATAGGTACAGCATCTAAAAGAATAACTTCAATTTTTGATTCTGTTTATAATTTTGGAGATCAGCAGTACAGTGTTTTACTTGATGCAATAAGTGATGGGATTTTAACATATGGAAATAGTTTTAATTTAGACAATCTTTTAGAAATTTTAAAGGATTATTTAGAAGATAAAATTAAGCAAAAAAATTCTGTATTAAGTTTAATAAGTAAAATAAAACCATTTATTCTTGACAATCCTTTTTCGTCTGAATTTTCTGGAATCAGCTGGGATCATTTGTTTGAAAAGAAAAACCAGCTATGTAATATTTTTCAGCTTGCCGGGATGGATCTTCATTCGTGGAAGCTTGTTACAGAATTTTTGCTATGGGATTTTTATGCATTTGTACGTGGTACAGGAAATAAAAATAATCCAAAAGTTATTGTGCTGGATGAAGTTCAAAATTTAAACCATCGTGAAGAATTCCCCCTTGCAAAATATTTAACTGAAGGAAGAAAATTTGGAATTTCTCTTATCTTGGCAACTCAAACTTTAAGCAATCTTTCTGCTGAAGAAAGAAGCAGGCTTTTTCAGGCTGGACATAAATTGTTTTTTAAACCTGCTGATACAGAGATTAGTGAATATTCTAAACTTTTGGAAAATGCCACAAGTGAGCCTGCAAAATTTTGGACTAGCAAATTATCGCAACTGAAAAAAGGAGAGTGTTATTCACTTGGGCCATCTTTAAATGATGATAACCAGCTAGTATCAAAAGTATTCAAAATATCTGTTACTTCTATGAAGCAAAGAGGATTTTAA